The nucleotide window GTGCGCGTGGGCAAGAAGCCGAAGGACCCGCGGAAAGTCGTGCGCAAGCTGATGAAGGCCGGCAAGGTCAAGAAGAAGTGCTGCCGGTCGAAGCCGCGCTGCAAGAAGTGCCCGGTATTGGCTCTGAAGAAGGCGAAAGAGGACCTGGCTGTCTAGTGCGGTACCGCTTCGTTGAGCAAGCGCAGCTCAGGAGCGGTCTTGGTCGGCGAGAACTCGATGACCTCGTACTGCGCGAGGTGCTGCACGCAGAAGGGATCGGACGCCAGGATGGCGTCGAGCTTCCCGCGGTTCAGCGGACGCGTGATGATGACACCGCCGACGCGGGGGTTCCGCCGCCCGGACGCGAGGAAGTGGCCGTGTTCGTACTGCTTGTTCAGCCATTCCTGGTGGTCCGGGAGCGCGAGGTCGATCTGCTCGATCGGGGCCGTGTAGTTCAGCAGGACGACATACATGGTTAGACGGTAGACCCGCAAGCCCGTTCGCGCCTATGCTCGCTGTATGCACGCGCAGACGTCCAGCTGGTGGCCGCCCTCGGCGGCCGTCTAGACCTGCGCTGATCACCAGCGGCCGCCCCGGACGGGCGGCCTTTTTTCGTGCCTTCTCCGGGGTGGTCCCACCTCGAAGGGAAGCACCATGAGCAAGCTGTCCGGCATCACGCCCTCCGGTCACGTCCACCTCGGCAACCACCTCGGCGCGGTCCGCCGCTGGGCCCTCGAGGGCGGCGCGGACGACCTGTACTTCGTCGCCGACCTGCACGGCATGACGACGCCGCACAACCCGGCGAAACTCCGATCCTTGGCGCGCGAGCAGCTCGCCGTGCTGATCGCCGCCGGCATCGATCCCGAGCGAGTATTCGTCCAGTCCGACCTGGCCCGCGAGCTGGGCGCGCTGACCTGGGTCCTGGAGTGCACCTGCAACTACGGCGAGGCGGCGCGGATGATCCAGTTCAAGGAGAAGTCCAAAGGCCAGGCCGGGGTCCGGCTGTCGCTGCTGACGTACCCGGCGCTGATGGCCGCGGACATCCTGCTCCAGGGCGCGGACGAGGTCCCGGTCGGCGAGGACCAGCGCCAGCACGTGGAGCTGACGCGGACGCTGGCGAAGCGGTTCAACGGCACGTACGGCGAGGTGTTCACCGTCCCGCGCGCGGTGCTGCCACCGGCGGGCGCGCGGGTGAAGGACCTGACCGACCCGACGCGCAAGATGTCGAAGTCGACGCGGGACGAGGCGGGCGTGGTGTTCGTGCTCGACGAGCCGGACCAGATCCGCCGCAAGATCCGCCGCGCGGTCACCGACGGCGGTTCGGTGCCGGTCCACGCCCCGGAGACCCGGCCCGGGATGGCGAACCTGCTGGAGATCCTGGCCGCCTGCCGGGGCGGGTCGCCGGCGGACCTGGCGTCGGAGTTCGCCTCGTACGGAGCGGTGAAGGACGCCGTCGCCGACGCGGTGATCGAGGAGCTGCGGCCGGTGCGCACGCGCGCGTCGGCGCTGCTCGAGGACGTCGCCGAGCTGGACCGGGTGCGGAAGGCGGGTGCCGAGCGGGCCCGCGAGCGCGGCTCGCACCGGCTCGACGCGGCCCTGCGGATGATCGGCGCTAGTTGAGCAGTGCGCGGAAGGCAGGCAGCAGGATCCGGTCGGCCGGCAGCCAGTCGACGTCGTCGAGGTCGTCGGGCCCGAGCCACTGAACGGCCCGGTGCTCGACGGCCCGCGGCTCTTCCCCCGGCGAGACGAGCGTGGCGGCGTAGATCCGCAGCACCCGGCCACCGGGCAGGGCGACGTCCTCCCCGACGCGCGCCCCGACCTCGATGACGACGTCGAGTTCCTCGCTGCACTCGCGGGCCAGCGCGAAGGCCTCGGACTCCCCGGCTTCGACCCGGCCGCCGGGCAGTTCCCACTGCCCGGCGTGCTTCGGCGGCCAGGCCCGCTGCTGGGCGAGCAGCTTGCCGTCCCGCACCAGGGCGGCTCCCACGATCACAGCGTTCACAGTCCCGGAACTTACCCGGAAGCCCCGCCCCCGGCCGCGCACACGGCACCCGACCAAACGCCCCAATGTGGCGTTGGTTGCGTCCAACGCACCCAATGTGGCGTTCGGTGCGCCAGACGCACCGAACGCCACATTGGGGCGCATGTGTCCGGGCTCGTCAGCCGGCCGGGACTGCGCGCCAGACGACCACGAACCGCGCGCCGCCGTCCGGGGACTCGCTCACCTGCACCCGGCCGCCCCGGCGCCGGACCGTCTCCGCCACCATCGCCAGCCCCAGGCCCGTCCCGCCCGAGGACCGGGCCCGGTCGTCGGCGATCCGGTAGAACCGGTCGAACACCTTCTCGCGGTGCTCCGGCGCGATCCCCGGGCCGTCGTCGTCGACCACCACCCGCACCGACGACCGCGACGCCAGCACCGACACCACGATCTGCCCGCGCGCGTAGCGGCACGCGTTGCGCAGCAGGTTGTCCAGCACCAGCTCCACCTCCGCGTGCGCCGACGACGCCCACGCCTGCGCGACCGCCGTGCTCACCCGCGTCTCCGGCGCGCCCGCCGGCAGCCGGGCCACCGCCGAACGCACTTCGCTCACCAGCTCCACCGGTGACGCCGGCGGCACCTCCCCCGCGTCCGAGCGGGCCAGCGACAGCAGCCCGTCGAGCAGCGACGAGAGCCGCTCGGCCTCGGTCAGGATGTCCGACAACGTCTCCTGGGCCAGCTCGGGATCCGGGTTCGTCACGGCCACCTCGGCCTGCACCCGGATCGACGCGACCGGCGACCGCAGCTCGTGCGCCGCGTCGCCGGTGAACCGCCGCAGCCGCTCGCTGGCCTGCTCCTGGCGCTCCAGCAGCGCGTTGAACTCCTCCGCCAGCGCGCGCAGCTCGTCGTGGGAGTCCGGCAGCGCCAGCCGCGCCCCCGGCGGCAGCGACCGCACCGAACCCCGCATGCGCGCGACCGGCCGCAGCGACAGGCGCACCACCAGCCACGTCGCGAAGCCCGCCACCAGCGCGCCGATCGTCGCGACGACCACCAGCCACACCCCGCCGTAGTGCACCGCGGCCGCGAAGCCGACCAGGCCCGCGCCCGCGACGACCAGCCGCTGCGATCCGTCCGGGGCGCTGACGACCGTGCCGAGGTAGCGCGCGCCGTCACGTTGCACCGGCTGGCCCGCCTTGAGGGCCGACACGTCCGAAGGAGCCAGCCCGGCCGGGGTGCCGCCGTCCACCGGCGTGCCCGCGATGTCCAGCACCCGCAGCGTCACCGGGGCCGAGCCGGACAGCGGGCGGCCCGCGCTCACCTCGGCGCCCGCCGGGCCCAGCGCCGAGGAGAGCTCGCGGTCGACCGAGCCGATGAGCAGCGGTGAGAGGTTCGACGCCGCCAGCGCCGCCAGCCCGAGCAGGCAGCACAGGGTGATCGTCGCGGCCAGCACGGTGATCCGGGCCTGCAGGGACCGGCCCCGCCACCACGAGATCACGGGGTGATGACCTCGTCGAGCTGCGCGTCGGAGGCGAGGTAGCCGTGCCCGCGCACGGTCCGCAGCAACGCGCCCGCCCCGACCGCGTCGAGCTTGCGGCGGACGTACCCGACGTAGACCTCGACGAGGTTGCGGGTCACCGCCTGCTCCTCGCCCCAGACCGCGCGCAGCAGCTCGTCCTTCGTCACGACCGTGCCCGCCCGGCCGACGAGCACCTCCAGCAGCGCGAACTCCCGCGGGCTCAGCGGCACTTCCTCGTCGTGCCAGTGCACCTGCCGCAGCCCGCGGTCGACGGCCAGCGCGCCGAGCCGCAGCGTGCCGCGGCCGGCCTCCGGACCGGCCCGGCGCAGCACCGCGCGGACCTGCGCGACCAGCACGACGAACGAGAACGGCTTGACGAGGTAGCCGTCGGCGCCGAGGTCGAGGCCGTCGGCCTGGTCGATCTCGCCGTCCTTGGCCGAGACGAGCAGCACCGGCGTGGTGACGCCGTCCTTGCGCAGCCGCTCCAGCACGCGGTAGCCGGACAGGCCCGGCAGCATGATGTCGAGCAGGACGACGTCGAACGTGCCCGTGCCCGCCAGCTGCAGGCCGGTGGGCCCGTCGGCGGCGGTGACCACGTCCATGCCCTCCGCGCGCAGCCCGCGCTGCAGGGCCTTCCGCACGCCCGGTTCGTCGTCGACCACCAGTACCCGAGGTTTCACGAGACTCATCATGGCCGGTTTGCGCAGGTCGTGCGTCGGTTCTCAGCGCGATCTCAGGCTGGGAGGGAGAACCTTCAGGGGTATCTCAGCCTCGAGAGGGAAGCGTCGTGGCCAGGGAGCCGGGCACACTCGAGCCCGGGAACACCACAGGGAGAGACGCATGAAACCGAAGACGAAGGGCATCACCGCCGCGGTCCTCGGCACCGCGCTCGGTGCCGGCGGGCTCGCGTTCGTCGCGATGCCGGCCAGCGCCGACGACAAGCCCGCGCTGCCGCAGGTGAGCGCCGAGGACCTGGTGCAGTCGGTGCTCAAGGCGAAGCCGGGCGCGTTCGACGGCACGCTGAAGGTGAGCAACGACCTGGGCCTGCCCGCGGTGGGGAACGCGGTGCCGGGCGCGTCGGCGCTGAACATGGACTCGGCGCACATCTTCACCGACGGCGCCGGCAAGAGCAGGCTGGCCGTCACGCAGGGCGCGAGCCAGGAGACCGTGGTCCACGACGGCACCACCGTCTGGGACTACAGCTCCAAGACGAACACCGCGACCAAGGTGACGATCCCGGCCGACGTGGCCCAGCAGAAGGGCGCGGGCAGCGACCGGACCGCCGACCCGCTGGCGGCGTCGACGGAACTGCTCGCGAAGGTCCGCGAGAGCAGCACGGTCTCGGTCGACGGCACCGCGACCGTCGCCGGCCGCCCGGCCTACGAGCTGGTCCTGACGCCGAAGCCGACCGAGCGGACGCTGCTGCGCGAGATCCGCGTCGCCGTCGACTCGCAGACGCGGATGCCGCTGCGGGTGTCGGTGCTGAGCAACGGCACGGCGACCCCGGCGCTCGAGGTCGCGTTCACCGAGATCGAGTTCACCCAGCAGCCGGCCGACCTGTTCACCTTCACCCCGCCGAAGGGCGCCAAGGTGCAGGAGAAGACCGCGAAGGTCGACCAGCAGCACAAGGACCTGGCCGAGCAGGCCAAGCAGGACGTCAAGGTCGTCGGCGACGGCTGGGACACCGTCGTCACCGGCAAGGTGCCGGCGGACGCGCTGAACGCGGCGCCGAAGCAGCAGTCCGGCCGCGAGGGCCGGGGCGCCAACGCCGACCCGAAGGCGCTGCTCGAGCGGTTCGCCAAGAAGGTCAGCGGCCCGTGGGGCAGCGGCTACCTCGTCACCACGAAGGTCGGCAGCGCGGTGCTGACCGACGACGGCCGCTTCGCCGCCGGCGCGGTGCCGGAGCAGGTCCTGTACGAAGCGCTGGGTCAGAAGTGACCAGCACGGCTGTCGAGTCCGGGGCGGAGGTCTCTTCGGAGGCCTCCGCCCCGGCGGTCCCGCTCGCCGCGCGGACCCGGGGACTGCGCAAGGTCTACGGCAGCACCGTCGCCGTGGACCACGTCGACCTCGACATCCCGCAGGGCGCGGTGGTCGGGATGCTCGGGCCGAACGGCTCGGGCAAGACGACCACGATCCGGATGCTGCTCGGCCTGGTCCGGCCGACCGAGGGCGAGGTCGAGCTGCTGGGCCGTCCGATGCCGGACGCCGCCGCGCACGCGCTGCCGGACGTCGGCGCGCTGGTCGAAGGGCCGGGCTTCCACCCGTTCCTGTCCGGGCGCGACAACCTGCTGCGCTTCGCCGCGGCGGAACCGCGGCTGTCGTCGGCCGGGATCCCGGCCGCGGTGGATTCGGCACTGGAGCGCGTCGGGCTGACCGGCGCAGCCCGGCGGCGGTACAAGGGGTATTCGCTCGGCATGAAGCAGCGGCTCGGGCTCGCCTCGGCGTTGCTGGTGCCGCGGAAGATGGTCGTGCTCGACGAGCCGACCAACGGCCTCGATCCTGCTGGTACCAGGGAGATCCGCAGGATCATCGCCGAGCTGCACGCCGAGGGTGTCACCGTGCTGGTGTCGTCGCACCTGCTGGCCGAGGTCGAGGCGACCTGCACGCACGTGGCCGTGCTGCAGAGCGGCAACGTCGTCGCCCAGGGGGAGCTGGCGGAGCTGCTGGAGTCCGGCAACGCGGCCCTGCTGGTCCGCACGCCGGACGCGGAGAAGGCCGTGGAAGTGCTGCGGGAGAACCGGATCGGGGCGCGGCTCACGC belongs to Amycolatopsis tolypomycina and includes:
- a CDS encoding YciI family protein translates to MYVVLLNYTAPIEQIDLALPDHQEWLNKQYEHGHFLASGRRNPRVGGVIITRPLNRGKLDAILASDPFCVQHLAQYEVIEFSPTKTAPELRLLNEAVPH
- the trpS gene encoding tryptophan--tRNA ligase, yielding MSKLSGITPSGHVHLGNHLGAVRRWALEGGADDLYFVADLHGMTTPHNPAKLRSLAREQLAVLIAAGIDPERVFVQSDLARELGALTWVLECTCNYGEAARMIQFKEKSKGQAGVRLSLLTYPALMAADILLQGADEVPVGEDQRQHVELTRTLAKRFNGTYGEVFTVPRAVLPPAGARVKDLTDPTRKMSKSTRDEAGVVFVLDEPDQIRRKIRRAVTDGGSVPVHAPETRPGMANLLEILAACRGGSPADLASEFASYGAVKDAVADAVIEELRPVRTRASALLEDVAELDRVRKAGAERARERGSHRLDAALRMIGAS
- a CDS encoding (deoxy)nucleoside triphosphate pyrophosphohydrolase, translating into MNAVIVGAALVRDGKLLAQQRAWPPKHAGQWELPGGRVEAGESEAFALARECSEELDVVIEVGARVGEDVALPGGRVLRIYAATLVSPGEEPRAVEHRAVQWLGPDDLDDVDWLPADRILLPAFRALLN
- a CDS encoding sensor histidine kinase: MISWWRGRSLQARITVLAATITLCCLLGLAALAASNLSPLLIGSVDRELSSALGPAGAEVSAGRPLSGSAPVTLRVLDIAGTPVDGGTPAGLAPSDVSALKAGQPVQRDGARYLGTVVSAPDGSQRLVVAGAGLVGFAAAVHYGGVWLVVVATIGALVAGFATWLVVRLSLRPVARMRGSVRSLPPGARLALPDSHDELRALAEEFNALLERQEQASERLRRFTGDAAHELRSPVASIRVQAEVAVTNPDPELAQETLSDILTEAERLSSLLDGLLSLARSDAGEVPPASPVELVSEVRSAVARLPAGAPETRVSTAVAQAWASSAHAEVELVLDNLLRNACRYARGQIVVSVLASRSSVRVVVDDDGPGIAPEHREKVFDRFYRIADDRARSSGGTGLGLAMVAETVRRRGGRVQVSESPDGGARFVVVWRAVPAG
- a CDS encoding response regulator transcription factor, yielding MMSLVKPRVLVVDDEPGVRKALQRGLRAEGMDVVTAADGPTGLQLAGTGTFDVVLLDIMLPGLSGYRVLERLRKDGVTTPVLLVSAKDGEIDQADGLDLGADGYLVKPFSFVVLVAQVRAVLRRAGPEAGRGTLRLGALAVDRGLRQVHWHDEEVPLSPREFALLEVLVGRAGTVVTKDELLRAVWGEEQAVTRNLVEVYVGYVRRKLDAVGAGALLRTVRGHGYLASDAQLDEVITP
- a CDS encoding LolA family protein; amino-acid sequence: MKPKTKGITAAVLGTALGAGGLAFVAMPASADDKPALPQVSAEDLVQSVLKAKPGAFDGTLKVSNDLGLPAVGNAVPGASALNMDSAHIFTDGAGKSRLAVTQGASQETVVHDGTTVWDYSSKTNTATKVTIPADVAQQKGAGSDRTADPLAASTELLAKVRESSTVSVDGTATVAGRPAYELVLTPKPTERTLLREIRVAVDSQTRMPLRVSVLSNGTATPALEVAFTEIEFTQQPADLFTFTPPKGAKVQEKTAKVDQQHKDLAEQAKQDVKVVGDGWDTVVTGKVPADALNAAPKQQSGREGRGANADPKALLERFAKKVSGPWGSGYLVTTKVGSAVLTDDGRFAAGAVPEQVLYEALGQK
- a CDS encoding ABC transporter ATP-binding protein; amino-acid sequence: MTSTAVESGAEVSSEASAPAVPLAARTRGLRKVYGSTVAVDHVDLDIPQGAVVGMLGPNGSGKTTTIRMLLGLVRPTEGEVELLGRPMPDAAAHALPDVGALVEGPGFHPFLSGRDNLLRFAAAEPRLSSAGIPAAVDSALERVGLTGAARRRYKGYSLGMKQRLGLASALLVPRKMVVLDEPTNGLDPAGTREIRRIIAELHAEGVTVLVSSHLLAEVEATCTHVAVLQSGNVVAQGELAELLESGNAALLVRTPDAEKAVEVLRENRIGARLTPDGVRADLTAAEAPRVLQVLVGAGVAVHEATRARTGLEDLFARLTEGAE